The nucleotide window GAGATCCCCTTTGAGATCACCCGGCTGGAGGTGTTCTTGCCCAAATGGATCATCTTGGTGCCGCTGTCGATCTGCTGGTGTCCGTTGGATACCGCAATCGAATAGAACTCTCCGCGTGAATTCTCACCGCGAAGAATGCAAGACGGATACTTCCAGGTGATCGCAGAACCCGTTTCGACCTGTGTCCATGAGATCTTGGAGTTCTTGCCGCGGCAGTCACCACGCTTGGTGACGAAGTTGTAGATGCCGCCCTTGCCGTCCTTGTCGCCCGGAAACCAGTTCTGAACCGTGGAGTATTTGATCTCCGCGTCGTCGAGAGCCACAAGTTCAACCACGGCTGCGTGCAGCTGATTTTCATCGCGCTGCGGGGCTGTGCACCCTTCCAGATAGGAAACGTAGGACCCTTTCTCGGCAATGATCAGGGTACGCTCGAACTGACCAGTGTTCTGCTCGTTGATGCGGAAGTAGGTCGAGAGTTCCATCGGGCAGCGAACACCTTCGGGAATGTAAACAAACGACCCGTCAGAGAACACAGCGGAATTGAGCGTCGCGTAGTAGTTGTCAGTGATCGGAACAACGGACCCGAGATACTTTTTCACCAGATCCGGATATTCGCGAACAGCCTCGGAAATGGAGCAGAAAATAACGCCAGCTTTTTTTAGCTCTTCCTTGAAGGTCGTCACAACGGACACAGAATCGAACACCGCATCAACCGCGACCCGGTTCTTTGGCTCAACACCGGCGAGAATTTCCTGCTCTGCCAGCGGAATACCGAGTTTTTCGTAGGTCGCAAGCAGCTCGGGATCGACTTCATCCAAGCTCTTCGGACCTTCCACGGACTTTGGCGCGGCCCAGTAGTAAAGATCGTCAAAGTCGATCTTCGGATAGGAAACACGCGCCCAATCCGGTTCGTCCATCTGCTGAAAACGACGCAGCGCATCCAGCCGCCAGTCGGTCATCCACTGCGGCTCGTTCTTTTTGGCCGAGAGAAAACGAACAGTCTCTTCAGAAAGGCCCTTTGCGCCCTTTTCTGACTCAATGTCCGTTACGAAGCCGTATTTATACTGGTCAACATCGATGGCTTTCACCTGTTCGATGGTTTCCTGTACAGCTGGCATACTGTGCCTCCATTTAGCAGACCCTGTGTCTGCTCATTGCAGTTTTCCCTGCAATTCAGGACAGGATCCCTGAACCGCATCTCACTTGCCGGGCAAAGCCCGAATTATCACGTCATGCCGCCCGATGGCGGGCTTGTGGATCCAACCGGTCGATGATCTTCGGCCAAAGCACCAAAAAACGATCTATGTCAGCTTCGCTTGTGTTCCAGCCGAAACTCACGCGCAGCGCGCAACGAGCCAGGTGTTCATCCACGCCCATAGCTGTCAGCACATGGGAAACAGACACTTTTCCGGACGAACATGCCGAGCCCGATGAAAGGGATACGCGCTCCAGATCAAAAGCGATCAAAGCCGTTTCAGCTGAAATGCCTGGAACAGCAAAACAACTTGTGTTTGCCAGACGATCAGATTGTTCGCCGAAGATCACCGTTTTCGAACATGTGGACTGCAAACCCGCCTCAAGACGCGTCTTCATCTCAGCGAAATGGCGCACCTGTTCGAGGTCTTCAAGGGCTTCGATCGCAGCATTTCCAAATCCAACGATCGCAGCCACATTTTCCGTGCCGCCGCGACGCCAGTTTTCCTGACCTCCGCCAACCATCAGCGGTGACGGAACCCGCCCGGTTGTGCGGACGACAATCGCACCAATACCCTGGGGCCCGCCGAATTTGTGGGCTGACAAAGTGACGGCATCGGCCTGCCAGGCGTCGAGATCGATCGCCAATCTCCCGGCGGCCTGCACAGCATCTACGTGGAAAAAGTGCCCGTATTCACGCGCAATCCGACCCACTTCGGAGACCGGTTGAATGACCCCTGTTTCGTTGTTTGCGGCCATGACGGAAATCAGACCCGGTTCCGCATTCGCAACCAGCTCTTCAAGTTTTCCAAGATCAATCAGGCCATCTGACGTCACTGGGACGACTTCCTGATCGGCCAC belongs to Roseibium porphyridii and includes:
- the sufB gene encoding Fe-S cluster assembly protein SufB gives rise to the protein MPAVQETIEQVKAIDVDQYKYGFVTDIESEKGAKGLSEETVRFLSAKKNEPQWMTDWRLDALRRFQQMDEPDWARVSYPKIDFDDLYYWAAPKSVEGPKSLDEVDPELLATYEKLGIPLAEQEILAGVEPKNRVAVDAVFDSVSVVTTFKEELKKAGVIFCSISEAVREYPDLVKKYLGSVVPITDNYYATLNSAVFSDGSFVYIPEGVRCPMELSTYFRINEQNTGQFERTLIIAEKGSYVSYLEGCTAPQRDENQLHAAVVELVALDDAEIKYSTVQNWFPGDKDGKGGIYNFVTKRGDCRGKNSKISWTQVETGSAITWKYPSCILRGENSRGEFYSIAVSNGHQQIDSGTKMIHLGKNTSSRVISKGISAGKSENTYRGLISAHRKASNARNFTQCDSLLIGQDCGAHTVPYIESKNASAQFEHEATTSKISDDQMFYCLQRGLSEEEAVALIVNGFVKDVIQQLPMEFAVEAQKLISISLEGSVG
- a CDS encoding cysteine desulfurase family protein — encoded protein: MPRLSDPIYLDHNAGAPMRPAVREAMIEVMGEVGNGSSVHSHGRKARGRIEDAREKVAQLCNVKTRAVTFVSGGTEANMTALAPAWQDQGVPVYLDKLFISAVEHPSVKTGGRFAVADQEVVPVTSDGLIDLGKLEELVANAEPGLISVMAANNETGVIQPVSEVGRIAREYGHFFHVDAVQAAGRLAIDLDAWQADAVTLSAHKFGGPQGIGAIVVRTTGRVPSPLMVGGGQENWRRGGTENVAAIVGFGNAAIEALEDLEQVRHFAEMKTRLEAGLQSTCSKTVIFGEQSDRLANTSCFAVPGISAETALIAFDLERVSLSSGSACSSGKVSVSHVLTAMGVDEHLARCALRVSFGWNTSEADIDRFLVLWPKIIDRLDPQARHRAA